One window from the genome of Lutra lutra chromosome X, mLutLut1.2, whole genome shotgun sequence encodes:
- the C1GALT1C1 gene encoding C1GALT1-specific chaperone 1: protein MLSESSSFLKGVMLGSIFCALITMLGHIRIGHGDRMHQHKHHHLQAPNKEDILKISEDERMELSKSFRVYCIILVKPKDVSLWAAVRETWTKHCDKAEFFSSENVKVFESINMETDDMWLMMRKAYKYAFDKYRDQYNWFFLARPTMFAIIENLKYFLLKKDPSQPFYLGHTIKSGDLEYVSVEGGIVLSIESIKRLNSLLSIPEKCPEQGGMIWKISEDKQLAVCLKYAGVFAENAEDSEGKDVFNTKSVGLFIKEAMTNHPNLVVEGCCSDMAVTFNGLTPNQMHVMMYGVYRLRAFGHIFHDVLVFLPPNGSDND, encoded by the coding sequence atgCTTTCTGAAAGCAGTTCATTTTTGAAGGGTGTGATGCTTGGAAGCATTTTCTGTGCCTTGATCACTATGCTAGGACACATTAGGATTGGTCATGGAGATAGAATGCACCAGCATAAGCATCATCACCTACAAGCGCCTAATAAAGAAGATATCTTGAAAATTTCAGAGGATGAACGCATGGAGCTCAGTAAGAGCTTTCGGGTATACTGTATCATCCTTGTAAAACCCAAAGATGTGAGTCTTTGGGCTGCAGTGAGAGAGACTTGGACCAAACACTGTGACAAAGCAGAGTTCTTCAGTTCTGAAAATGTTAAAGTGTTTGAGTCAATTAACATGGAAACAGATGACATGTGGCTAATGATGAGAAAAGCTTACAAATATGCCTTTGATAAATACAGAGACCAATACAACTGGTTCTTTCTTGCACGCCCCACTATGTTTGCTATtattgaaaacttaaaatattttttgttaaaaaaggaTCCATCACAACCTTTCTATCTAGGTCACACTATAAAATCTGGAGACCTTGAATACGTGAGTGTTGAAGGAGGCATCGTCTTAAGTATAGAATCAATAAAAAGGCTTAACAGCCTCCTCAGTATCCCTGAAAAGTGTCCTGAACAGGGAGGGATGATTTGGAAGATATCTGAAGATAAGCAGCTAGCAGTCTGCCTGAAATACGCTGGAGTGTTTGCAGAAAATGCAGAAGATTCGGAAGGAAAGGATGTATTTAATACGAAATCCGTTGGGCTTTTTATTAAAGAGGCAATGACTAATCACCCCAACCTTGTTGTAGAAGGATGCTGTTCAGATATGGCTGTTACTTTTAATGGACTGACCCCTAATCAGATGCATGTGATGATGTATGGGGTATACCGTCTTAGGGCATTTGGGCATATTTTCCACGATGTGTTGGTTTTCTTACCTCCAAATGGTTCTGACAATgactga